A genomic window from Gossypium hirsutum isolate 1008001.06 chromosome D10, Gossypium_hirsutum_v2.1, whole genome shotgun sequence includes:
- the LOC107939516 gene encoding uncharacterized protein → MPGLDRQKDGEHGHDLKLENREGLFICNGCKELGFGNCYKCPRVGFCNYVLHVGCISEGRTPLSNPLFKNCKFQFYQKNPFTVAPACRICALDIQGRMYHCSKRKYSLHPYCATLHTTITLPGSDMKIKLRRGTKFNFFKSKCLKCGKRNRSSGNVQCLSYVSSDDNLCYHVACMKEACRDNFVRGYFRPGIRSNERSKFLALKNLAPKVELSSVGQTSEVLLIRFLKLVVFAILGEPFDLIAPLFQPSRS, encoded by the coding sequence ATGCCAGGACTGGATAGACAAAAGGATGGGGAGCACGGACATGACCTTAAGCTAGAAAATAGGGAAGGTCTTTTCATTTGCAACGGTTGCAAAGAGCTAGGGTTTGGGAATTGCTACAAATGTCCCCGGGTGGGGTTTTGCAATTACGTCCTTCATGTGGGTTGTATAAGTGAAGGTCGCACACCCTTATCAAATCCATTATTCAAAAACTGCAAGTTTCAATTTTACCAGAAAAATCCTTTTACTGTAGCCCCAGCCTGCCGCATTTGTGCCTTAGACATACAAGGACGCATGTACCATTGCTCTAAAAGGAAATACAGTTTACATCCCTACTGTGCGACACTTCATACGACCATCACCCTTCCAGGTTCCGACATGAAAATCAAACTTCGCAGAGggaccaaattcaatttctttaaatCGAAATGTTTGAAATGCGGTAAGAGGAACAGATCATCAGGTAATGTCCAATGTTTGTCCTATGTTTCCTCGGATGATAATCTATGTTACCATGTAGCGTGTATGAAAGAAGCATGTCGTGATAATTTTGTTAGGGGTTATTTTCGACCTGGTATTCGAAGTAATGAGCGGAGTAAATTCCTTGCACTGAAAAATCTAGCTCCAAAAGTGGAACTATCAAGCGTTGGGCAAACCTCGGAAGTTTTGTTGATCAGATTTCTCAAGCTGGTCGTTTTTGCTATACTTGGAGAGCCATTTGATTTAATTGCCCCTTTATTTCAACCTTCTCGGAGCTAG
- the LOC107939520 gene encoding disease resistance protein RPV1 yields MAASSSSSSPQRDTCLNFITHLLQTLKHTIMNIFFHEQDLEDADQLSQALPQTIVSSYSSRQLKHQVFLSFRGEDTRLNFTAHLLKALKDTGLNVFFDEEKLEKGEQLSSALSQAIAASNLSIIVLSVDYASSKSCLAEVSDIMDRKDTQGHIVLPIFYHVDPSNVRNIGGSFKTSFEDHELKRPIDEVKRWKAAFVEVGKLKGWHIIGGKFDRPETEYIKDIVEYVIKKLMNNYFRNASEELVGIDDQKKMILGLIEQEDTRIIGLWGMGGIGKTTLADVVYKEVSQKFEDSCFLHNVSEKIEKQGMESLRDDFLTELLKQEIHIRTPSIGQGFIQERLNNKKVIVVLDDVNDSDLMNDLGVQHFGEGSKIIITSRDKQVLKNGGANKIHEVVKLNENDSLQLFSIFAFRQLNPAIDFLNLSYKFVRYAQGSPLALKVLGSRLYTKSKRDWESEVDKLEEYAQPKISQILKRSFDGLDELEKNVFLDIACFFKNESKEDAEEILSCCYRGAVSGISNLLDKCLIDIITAIPFISIDYCECISMHDMLEEMGKDIVRQEAKELWKHSRLWNPKDVYQVLRYNKGTDLIQGLKLDMSQIDNLQLCPTVFDNMYNLRVILFYFSGRKFWKKCSEKKLLADQDDSVSLPDELRYLFWDYYPFKSLSSFNPINLVVLRLTHGDMEFLWNEDSYQNLVNLREIDLTQCKKLRKIPNLLSAINLKSLCCNGCESLVQHPCLDHLAFLKTLELEGCHNFKKFPEVPNHFSILELDETGIEEVPDSVEHLTRLEQLCLRKSGVKKVSSNISKLGFLRSLYLSHCPITEFPKNPSELYLSETQTEFPGNSILKFRSLEFMHIDHCNNLKFLSELPPYLRYLVAHDCSSLEKVSFTNQNLYELESSDDSHEFFMLFSNCFNLNQDSINNIEANAMIKIGSLVKKWEKESDCDPPSLVCCFPGNEISANTFEYQSMSSSLILRLSPNGCSGRRYLVFVICLVADFAHDHKYEDVICSCECQLTATGGHYEKLKSEWFCSPEFELVQYMGDHVFILFSGAMVKNDEGYQEASFEFHIKKLDLSGEEEPMKVEKCGVHVSYVA; encoded by the exons ATGGCtgcttcttcttcctcttcttctcctCAAAGAGACACATGCCTTAACTTCATCACTCATTTACTCCAAACTTTGAAACACACAATAATGAATATCTTCTTCCATGAACAAGATCTAGAAGACGCGGATCAACTTTCTCAAGCACTTCCTCAAACAATTGTTTCTTCTTACTCTTCTCGTCAACTGAAGCATCAAGTTTTCTTGAGCTTTAGAGGTGAAGACACACGTCTTAACTTCACGGCTCATCTACTCAAAGCTTTGAAAGACACGGGACTGAATGTCTTCTTCGATGAAGAAAAACTAGAAAAGGGGGAGCAACTTTCATCAGCACTTTCTCAAGCAATTGCAGCTTCAAATCTCTCAATCATCGTTTTGTCCGTAGATTATGCTTCATCAAAATCATGCTTGGCAGAAGTTTCTGACATCATGGACCGCAAGGACACTCAAGGACATATTGTTCTTCCCATCTTTTACCATGTTGATCCTTCCAATGTGCGAAATATTGGTGGGAGTTTTAAGACATCCTTTGAAGACCATGAATTAAAGAGGCCAATTGATGAAGTGAAGCGATGGAAAGCTGCTTTTGTTGAAGTCGGTAAATTAAAAGGTTGGCACATAATAGGAGGCAAATTCGACAG ACCTGAAACCGAGTACATCAAGGATATTGTTGAATATGTTATAAAAAAGTTAATGAATAACTATTTTAGAAATGCTTCTGAAGAATTGGTTGGAATAGATGATcagaaaaaaatgattttggggCTAATTGAGCAAGAAGACACTCGCATAATAGGACTTTGGGGAATGGGTGGTATAGGCAAAACTACCCTTGCTGATGTTGTATACAAAGAAGTCTCTCAAAAGTTCGAAGATAGTTGCTTTCTTCATAACGTTAGTGAGAAAATAGAGAAACAAGGGATGGAATCTTTACGAGATGATTTTCTTACAGAACTATTAAAGCAAGAAATTCATATACGCACCCCTTCAATTGGACAAGGCTTTATCCAAGAGAGGTTGAACAACAAAAAAGTAATTGTTGTCCTTGATGATGTTAATGACTCAGACCTAATGAATGATTTGGGAGTTCAGCATTTTGGTGAAGGAAGTAAAATCATTATAACATCTAGAGATAAACAAGTACTTAAGAATGGAGGAGCAAATAAAATACATGAGGTAGTGAAATTAAACGAGAACGACTCTCTTCAACTTTTTTCTATATTTGCATTTAGACAGTTGAATCCTGCCATTGATTTTCTAAATCTATCGTACAAGTTTGTACGGTACGCCCAAGGGAGTCCACTTGCTCTTAAAGTTTTGGGTTCTAGATTGTATACAAAGTCTAAAAGAGATTGGGAAAGTGAGGTGGATAAATTAGAGGAATATGCCCAGCCAAAAATTTCACAGATTTTGAAGAGAAGCTTTGATGGGTTAGATGAACTAGAGAAGAATGTATTTCTTGACATAGCATGCTTCTTTAAAAACGAATCAAAGGAAGATGCAGAAGAAATTCTAAGTTGCTGTTATAGAGGTGCGGTGTCTGGAATAAGCAACTTACTTGATAAGTGCTTAATTGATATCATAACTGCTATTCCATTTATTAGCATAGACTACTGTGAATGTATTTCAATGCACGACATGCTTGAAGAGATGGGGAAGGACATTGTTCGTCAAGAGGCTAAAGAACTTTGGAAGCACAGTAGATTATGGAATCCTAAAGATGTGTATCAAGTGCTCAGATATAATAAA GGGACTGATTTAATTCAAGGATTAAAGTTAGACATGTCTCAAATTGATAATCTACAGCTATGTCCTACTGTTTTTGACAACATGTACAATCTTAGAGTTATTCTCTTCTACTTTTCTGGCcggaaattttggaagaagtgttCGGAAAAGAAGCTTCTTGCCGACCAAGATGATAGTGTATCTCTTCCTGATGAGTTAAGGTATCTTTTTTGGGATTATTATCCCTTCAAATCTCTATCAAGTTTTAATCCAATTAATCTTGTTGTGTTGAGATTAACGCATGGGGATATGGAATTTCTTTGGAATGAAGACAGTTATCAG AATCTTGTTAACTTGAGGGAAATTGACCTTACTCAATGCAAGAAATTAAGGAAGATCCCTAATTTATTAAGTGCCATCAACCTTAAAAGCCTTTGCTGCAATGGGTGCGAAAGTTTGGTCCAACACCCTTGTCTCGATCATTTGGCATTTCTTAAAACGCTTGAACTTGAGGGATGTCATAATTTCAAGAAGTTTCCTGAGGTCCCAAATCACTTTTCTATTTTAGAATTAGATGAAACTGGAATCGAAGAAGTGCCTGATTCAGTTGAGCATCTCACCAGACTTGAACAGTTGTGCTTGAGAAAGTCGGGGGTGAAAAAGGTATCGAGCAATATTTCAAAGTTGGGATTCCTTCGTTCTCTGTATCTTAGTCATTGCCCTATCACCGAATTCCCAAAAAACCCATCAGAATTATACTTATCTGAGACTCAAACCGAATTCCCAGGAAACTCAATCCTTAAGTTTAGAAGCCTGGAATTTATGCATATAGATCATTGCAACAACCTTAAATTTCTCTCAGAGCTTCCACCATATCTAAGGTACTTGGTTGCACATGACTGCTCATCATTAGAGAAAGTATCGTTCACAAACCAAAATCTATATGAACTCGAATCTTCAGATGATAGTCATGAATTTTTCATGTTATTCTCTAATTGCTTCAACTTGAATCAAGATTCAATTAATAACATTGAGGCAAATGCGATGATCAAAATTGGATCCCTAGTAAAGAAATGGGAAAAGGAATCTGATTGTGATCCACCAAGTCTTGTTTGTTGTTTCCCGGGGAACGAAATTTCGGCAAATACGTTCGAGTATCAGAGCATGAGTTCTTCATTAATTTTGAGACTATCCCCAAATGGGTGTAGTGGGAGAAGATACTTGGTTTTTGTCATCTGTCTTGTTGCCGATTTCGCACATGATCATAAATACGAAGATGTTATATGTAGTTGTGAATGCCAATTAACGGCCACTGGTGGTCATTATGAGAAGCTGAAAAGTGAATGGTTTTGCAGTCCGGAATTTGAGTTAGTGCAGTACATGGGTgatcatgtgtttattttgttcaGTGGTGCTATGGTTAAAAATGACGAGGGTTACCAGGAGGCATCATTTGAATTCCACATTAAAAAGTTGGACTTAAGTGGCGAAGAAGAACCTATGAAGGTGGAGAAATGTGGTGTTCATGTGTCTTATGTTGCATAA
- the LOC107939514 gene encoding uncharacterized protein: MPGLDKQKDNKHLHDLERRSREGLFICNGCKEIGFGNCYKCPWVWFCDYVLHVGCISEGRTPLSNSLFKNCEFQFYQTNPSTVAPACHICALDIQGRMYRCSKGKYSLHPYCATLQTTFSLRDSDMKIKLRRGTKLNFFKSKCLKCDRKNRSSNDVQCLSYVSSDGNLCYHVACMKEACRDNWNKGYFRPGSETNEQSKFLALQNLAPKEVLSSVGQTSEVSLITFLKLVVYAILGEPFDLIAPLFQFSQN, translated from the coding sequence ATGCCAGGACTGGATAAACAAAAAGATAACAAGCACCTACATGACCTTGAGCGGAGATCTAGGGAAGGTCTTTTCATTTGCAACGGTTGCAAAGAGATAGGGTTTGGGAATTGCTACAAATGTCCCTGGGTGTGGTTTTGCGATTACGTCCTTCATGTGGGTTGTATAAGTGAAGGTCGCACACCCTTATCAAATTCATTATTCAAAAACTGCGAGTTTCAATTTTACCAGACAAATCCTTCAACTGTAGCCCCAGCCTGCCACATTTGTGCCTTAGACATACAAGGACGCATGTACCGTTGCTCTAAAGGGAAATACAGTTTACACCCCTACTGCGCGACACTTCAGACGACCTTCTCCCTTCGAGATTCCGACATGAAAATCAAACTTCGCAGAGGGACCAAGTTGAATTTCTTTAAATCGAAATGCTTGAAATGCGATAGGAAGAACAGATCATCAAACGATGTCCAATGTTTGTCCTATGTTTCTTCGGATGGTAACCTATGTTACCATGTGGCATGTATGAAAGAAGCATGTCGCGATAACTGGAATAAGGGTTATTTTCGACCTGGTTCTGAAACTAATGAGCAGAGTAAATTCCTTGCACTACAAAATCTAGCTCCAAAAGAAGTACTATCAAGCGTTGGGCAAACTTCGGAAGTTTCGTTGATCACATTTCTCAAGCTGGTCGTTTATGCTATACTTGGAGAGCCATTTGATTTAATTGCCCCTTTATTTCAGTTTTCTCAGAACTAG
- the LOC107939503 gene encoding uncharacterized protein, whose translation MAGLLEIHDKDGHPEHKLQLERSEVPFICGGCKELGFGLGYQCPNKNCNYILHDECGFGLQYRRPPTQKFFKKCDFQFHQQNPLLGTRICNICALDIQGFLYQCSHGDIDLHPHCANLSLTITLPDSNELIELRENTKSRCLKCQRKERAGKVQGLSYVSSDGKLCYHVACLKEACLDNWKRGYFQLDVLANEENKILALQNLAPNQVVRPSEGQSSNAMKGIKLLITFLKLVVSAILGEPFTLVSTLFQISQN comes from the coding sequence ATGGCAGGATTGCTAGAGATACATGATAAAGATGGTCACCCAGAGCATAAGCTTCAGTTGGAAAGGAGTGAAGTTCCTTTCATTTGTGGTGGGTGCAAAGAGCTAGGATTTGGACTTGGCTACCAATGTCCCAACAAGAATTGCAATTACATACTTCATGACGAATGTGGATTTGGGCTTCAATACCGACGTCCCCCGACtcagaaatttttcaaaaaatgcgACTTCCAATTCCACCAACAGAATCCATTACTAGGAACAAGAATTTGCAACATTTGTGCCTTGGACATACAAGGATTCTTGTACCAATGCTCCCATGGAGATATTGATTTACATCCCCATTGCGCGAACCTTTCTTTGACCATTACCCTTCCGGATTCCAACGAACTAATCGAACTTCGCGAAAATACCAAATCAAGATGCTTGAAATGTCAAAGAAAGGAAAGAGCAGGCAAAGTCCAGGGTTTGTCCTATGTTTCCTCAGATGGTAAGCTATGTTACCATGTGGCATGTCTGAAAGAAGCATGTCTTGACAATTGGAAAAGGGGTTATTTTCAACTTGATGTTCTCGCTAATGAGGAAAATAAAATCCTTGCACTGCAAAATCTTGCTCCAAACCAAGTGGTTCGCCCAAGTGAGGGACAAAGCTCGAATGCAATGAAGGGTATCAAATTGTTGATCACATTTCTCAAGTTGGTCGTTTCTGCTATACTTGGAGAGCCATTTACTTTAGTTTCCACTTTATTTCAAATTTCTCAGAACTAG